From one Trifolium pratense cultivar HEN17-A07 linkage group LG1, ARS_RC_1.1, whole genome shotgun sequence genomic stretch:
- the LOC123901940 gene encoding 50S ribosomal protein L18-like, giving the protein MVIPPPVRPPRITNFLKPYVLKMHFTNKFVTAQVIHTPTATVASSASSQEKALRSSLETTRDVAAAAKIGKLLAERLSLKDIPAVSVHLKREQRYHGKVKAVIDSLRENGIKLL; this is encoded by the coding sequence ATGGTTATCCCACCTCCAGTCAGGCCTCCTAGGATTACAAACTTTCTCAAACCTTATGTTCTGAAGATGCATTTCACAAATAAGTTTGTGACTGCTCAAGTGATCCACACCCCAACTGCTACTGTAGCCTCTTCTGCAAGCTCACAGGAGAAAGCCTTGAGGTCAAGCTTGGAAACCACTCGGGATGTTGCTGCAGCTGCAAAGATCGGGAAGCTACTTGCGGAGCGACTTTCACTTAAGGATATTCCTGCTGTTTCTGTTCACTTGAAGAGAGAACAGAGGTATCATGGAAAAGTAAAAGCGGTAATTGACTCTCTCAGGGAAAATGGTATTAAGCTACTTTGA
- the LOC123901924 gene encoding lysine-specific demethylase JMJ25-like, which produces MADENNTLSLTLKQSIPDDPQKTTATLDDVEQTVINNIDAETTSLKDVVVDDVAAGDSSSVKPALTPVIYGKKKRGRKSFAEIERMKKTLENGTKEENGKGDDDVATGKKRGRKRKTEKEEDDSGEGDDVAVEDSGSIDVRKSGRPRKKVTFNEDEYWSDLDEEVKTKGKRGRKKNIIIAAEEEGENLKKVEKKKPGRKKKEIFSIGEEFEAEQKEEEDVKKVEKKKPGRKRKMISEEGESGGVVKEEKNKSGGKNKIEDESDVLKEDDQDRCEVDTTLSLAYNGDSLRKNAATKKPENIEDELVGENKSERDVLKEDDQDRGEIDTTLSLDNKRYSLRRTAAVKKINRKVPKVQKSTERTKWIEQESLMCHQCQRNDKGRVVRCTKCKRKRYCVCCINNWYPHLKENEIAKACPVCCDNCNCKACLRSSTLIKAIKKSNPQTNKDDEVELSKYMLKKLLPYLRRLDEEQMAEKEIEAKRQGVSLSELKIEVADCPKNERVYCDNCKTSIFDYHRSCTECPFDICLICCRELRGGKLLGGADPIEFEFIFRGRDYLHGGKEERIKNIEPRAAAQPEIREWSRSGWHAYSDGSIPCPKANNKCNHGFLELRSILGPNCISEVVCKAKELEETLNLRDAQETLDSRCSCLKPLKNADDIHNHRRNAASREDSSDNFLYCPRAIDLHKKDFKHFQWHWGKGEPVIVSNVLECTSGLSWEPLVMWRAFRQISNTKHKSLLDVKAIDCLDWCEAEINVHQFFTGYTKGRLDWVKWPQVLKLKDWPPSNLFEESLPRHCAEFISSLPYKEYTDPFNGVLNLAVKLPPGALKPDMGPKTYIAYGFDQELGRGDSVTKLHCDMSDAVNVLTHIAKVELESEGIKAIKKLTPQHLNQDKRELHLHCDNQDGETNDCVLDKSSSSINADDGLSSEVQPKEVDEVTVKKGNSNLVGGDSLDGALWDIFRREDVPKLEEYLKNHFREFRHVHCSPLKQVVHPIHDQTFYLTIEHKKRLKKEYGIEPWTFVQKLGDAVFIPAGCPHQVRNLKSCTKVALDFVSPENVGECFRLTEEFRKLPINHRSAEDKLEVKKMIVYAMLDVVKKLEKARSGETKDPK; this is translated from the exons ATGGCGGATGAAAACAACACACTCTCACTCACACTAAAACAATCCATTCCCGACGATCCACAAAAAACAACAGCTACTCTTGATGACGTGGAACAAACTGTTATTAATAATATTGACGCTGAAACGACGTCGTTGAAGGACGTTGTAGTTGATGACGTGGCAGCCGGAGATTCTTCTTCTGTTAAACCTGCTTTGACGCCAGTGATATACGGTAAAAAGAAACGCGGAAGAAAGAGTTTTGCAGAAATTGAGAGGATGAAGAAAACGTTAGAGAATGGAACGAAAGAAGAAAATGGTAAAGGTGATGATGACGTGGCTACCGGAAAGAAGCGTGGTAGAAAGAGAAAAACGGAGAAGGAGGAAGATGATTCTGGTGAAGGTGATGACGTGGCGGTGGAAGATTCTGGTTCTATTGATGTGAGAAAGAGTGGACGGCCGAGGAAGAAGGTAACGTTTAATGAGGATGAGTATTGGTCAGATTTGGATGAGGAAGTGAAGACTAAGGGAAAACGTGGTAGGAAGAAGAATATTATTATTGCTGCTGAAGAAGAAGGGGAAAATCTGAAGAAAGTGGAGAAGAAGAAACCtggtagaaaaaaaaaggaaatttttagTATTGGAGAAGAATTTGAAGCTGAACAAAAGGAGGAGGAAGATGTGAAAAAAGTGGAGAAGAAGAAACCAGgtagaaaaagaaagatgattTCTGAAGAGGGGGAAAGTGGTGGTGTTGTAAAGGAAGAGAAGAACAAATCTGGTGGAAAAAATAAGATTGAAGATGAGAGTGATGTTTTGAAGGAAGATGATCAGGACCGTTGTGAAGTTGACACAACTTTATCTTTAGCTTATAACGGTGATTCTCTAAGGAAGAATGCTGCAACAAAGAAACCTGAAAACATTGAGGATGAACTTGTAGGTGAAAACAAGTCTGAGAGGGATGTTTTGAAGGAAGACGATCAGGACCGTGGTGAAATTGACACGACTTTATCTCTTGATAATAAACGTTATTCTCTGAGGAGGACTGCTGCAGTGAAGAAAATCAACCGAAAGGTGCCGAAGGTGCAAAAATCAACCGAAAGAACTAAG TGGATTGAACAAGAGTCCTTAATGTGCCATCAATGTCAAAGAAATGATAAGGGCAGGGTTGTCAGATGCACAAAATGCAAACGGAAAAGATATTGTGTATGCTGTATAAACAATTG GTATCCCCACTTGAAAGAGAATGAAATTGCCAAGGCATGTCCGGTGTGCTGTGATAATTGCAATTGCAAAGCATGCTTGCGATCATCTACACTTATCAAG GCAATTAAAAAAAGCAATCCGCAAACAAACAAAGATGATGAGGTTGAGCTCTCCAAGTATATGTTGAAAAAACTTCTTCCTTATTTAAGACGATTGGATGAAGAACAAATGGCTGAGAAGGAGATAGAAGCAAAGCGACAAG GGGTCTCACTTTCTGAGCTAAAAATAGAAGTAGCGGATTGCCCTAAAAATGAGCGGGTGTATTG TGACAACTGCAAAACGTCAATATTTGACTACCATAGAAGTTGTACGGAATGCCCTTTTGACATTTGTCTCATCTGTTGCCGCGAGCTTCGTGGTGGGAAGCTCCTAGGTGGTGCTGATCCAATTGAGTTTGAGTTTATCTTCCGAGGGCGTGATTATCTGCATGgcggaaaagaagagagaataaAGAATATTGAACCTCGTGCTGCTGCCCAGCCTGAAATTCGTGAATGGTCAAGATCTGGATGGCATGCATATAGTGATGGTAGCATTCCCTGTCCAAAAGCCAATAATAAGTGTAATCATGGTTTCCTTGAATTGAGAAGCATACTTGGACCAAATTGCATCTCTGAGGTAGTATGTAAAGCAAAAGAACTTGAAGAAACACTTAATCTACGAGATGCACAGGAGACTCTCGATAGTAGGTGTTCTTGTTTGAAGCCTCTTAAGAATGCAGATGATATACACAATCACAGAAGGAATGCAGCTTCTCGTGAAGATTCTAGTGACAATTTCTTATACTGTCCTAGGGCCATAGATCTACACAAAAAGGATTTTAAACATTTTCAATGGCATTGGGGCAAAGGGGAGCCAGTAATTGTCAGCAATGTACTTGAATGTACATCTGGTTTAAGCTGGGAACCACTTGTCATGTGGCGAGCATTCCGTCAGATAAGCAATACCAAGCACAAATCACTTTTGGATGTGAAGGCAATTGATTGTTTAGACTGGTGCGAG GCAGAAATTAATGTGCACCAATTCTTTACCGGGTACACAAAAGGTCGCTTGGATTGGGTTAAATGGCCACAggttttgaaattgaaagattGGCCTCCTTCTAATTTATTTGAGGAAAGTTTGCCTCGTCATTGTGCCGAGTTCATATCTTCCTTGCCGTATAAAGAATATACAGATCCTTTCAATGGTGTTCTTAACCTTGCTGTGAAGTTGCCTCCTGGTGCTCTAAAGCCTGACATGGGCCCAAAAACGTATATTGCTTATGGATTTGATCAGGAGCTTGGGCGGGGTGATTCTGTAACTAAGCTCCATTGTGATATGTCCGATGCA GTAAATGTGTTGACTCATATTGCTAAAGTGGAATTGGAATCTGAGGGCATTAAAGCCATTAAGAAACTGACACCACAACACCTAAATCAAGACAAGAGAGAGCTACATCTTCATTGTGATAATCAGGATGGAGAGACCAATGATTGTGTTCTTGATAAGTCATCGTCTTCCATAAATGCTGATGACGGCCTTTCTTCCGAAGTACAGCCCAAAGAGGTTGATGAAGTGACCGTGAAAAAAGGGAATAGTAATTTGGTAGGGGGGGATTCTTTGGATGGCGCTCTCTGGGATATATTTCGGAGAGAGGATGTACCTAAGTTGGAGGAATATCTAAAGAATCATTTCAGAGAGTTCAGGCACGTGCACTGCTCTCCTTTAAAGCAG GTTGTTCACCCTATCCATGATCAAACATTTTATTTGACTATTGAGCATAAGAAGAGGCTTAAGAAGGAGTATG GAATTGAGCCCTGGACTTTTGTTCAGAAGCTAGGAGATGCTGTTTTCATTCCAGCTGGTTGTCCCCACCAAGTCCGAAATCTGAAG TCATGCACCAAGGTTGCACTTGATTTTGTCTCTCCAGAAAATGTTGGTGAGTGTTTTCGTTTGACCGAGGAGTTTCGGAAACTTCCAATCAATCACAGGTCTGCGGAGGACAAATTGGAG GTGAAGAAAATGATTGTATATGCAATGCTTGATGTGGTCAAAAAGTTGGAGAAAGCAAG GTCTGGAGAAACCAAGGATCCAAAGTAG